A stretch of DNA from Syntrophorhabdales bacterium:
GAGAGTGATTGAACACACGGTGAGCCAGGACGCCGGGGCCATGATCCGTGATGGCATCAAAACGCTCGCGAAACAAGGGGTGTGCACGGAAAAGCTCTGGCCTTACGACATAAGCCAGTTTGCCAATAAGCCTACACCGGCCTGCTACAAGGAAGCCTTGAACTACCAGATCCAGTCCTACCAGAGGATCGACACTGTCGATGAGATGCGCTCCTGCCTCGCTGACGGCTTCCCGTTCGTATTCGGTTTCACCGTGTATACGAGCTTTGAATCACAACAGGTCGCAAGCACCGGCGTGGTAAACATGCCGGGGCCGGATGAACAGACAATAGGCGGACATGCAGTCGTCGGAGTTGGTTACGACGATTCTCAGAAACGGTTCATTGTAAGAAACTCATGGAGCGACACTTGGGGCATGAAGGGTTACTTCACGATCCCCTACGACTACCTGGGGAACAGAAATCTTGCGGACGACTTCTGGACGATCCGCGCGGGAGAGCAGATGTAGACGGGTAGCCAGAGCTGCATCTACGCGAAAAAGGTCCGGGTCGCTGATCATTTTTGAGCAGGGGGGTATTATGGGAACAGCCGGACAACAGAATCAGATCGCGGGCACGATCAAGCATGTCTTCGTGCTGATGATGGAGAACCGATCTTTCGATCATCTGCTGGGGTTTGCCGGCCTGGCAGGCCCGGACGCAACAACGGGCCAGCCGACACGCGCGGATGATCTCGTGAGTAATCCCCGCTATAATGTCGATCCGGCTGATCCCGCCACGCAGGTCTTCGCTGCAACGCCTGCGGAGTTTAAAATCTATCCACCTGATCCGGACCCGGGCCACGAGTTCAAGAATGCTCTCATACAGCTGTGCGGCGCCAATGCTGTCTACCCCGACCCCGCCACCAAAAAATATCCCGCGATCGACAACAGCGGATTTATAGCGAGTTATCGGGTAAGCGGCGCACCACAGCCGGCCAAGATCATGAAATGCTTCTCTCCGGAGCAGGTGCCCGTCATCACCACACTGGCTCGTGAATTTGCGACCTGCGATCGCTGGTTCGCATCCATTCCGGGCCCGACGTGGCCTAATCGTTTTTTTGTTCACGCTGCTTCCTCCGGAGGTCTTGACGACAGCCCGTCCAGTTTCCACGATCTGACATCAACGCTGCTTTACGGTTACACGTTTCAGAATGGCACGATCTACGAACGACTCAATGCCAAAGGCCTCGACTGGAACGTCTTTATGGGTGATGAGCTGCCGCAGGTGTTTGCTATCCACGGCATGCATGAGGCAAGACTTGAGGGGCATTTCAAGAAGTTTGATCACTTCGAAAAAGCTGTAAACGACCCGCATTTCTCGCCCTCGTATGTTTTCATCGAGCCGAGTTACGGGAATATTCTGCCCATGACTCCCGGCGATTACACATGCGGAAGCTCACAGCACCCGCTCGATGACGTCACCCGAGGGGAGAAGCTTATTAAGAAGGTATACGAAACGATCAGGAATTCTCCGCACTGGAATGAAAGCCTTCTGCTGATCACCTATGATGAACATGGCGGCTTTTACGATCACGCCGCACCACCGTCAACAGTAAGCCCCGGTGACCGGATCATGGATGACGATAATAATCAAAATAACTTCGATTTTACACAGCTCGGTATCCGGGTGCCGGCTATTGCGGTTTCACCTTTGATTCCGCGAGCTACGATCGATCACACGGTGTACGATCATTCCTCTGTTCTTGCGACAATCGAAACCATTTTCGGCATCGTTCCCCTGACGAATCGCGACAGTCAAGCTCATTCTGTGAACCACTTGCTTTCGCTTGCCTCTCCACGGACCGACGCACCCGTCAGCCTTCCTGACCCTCCTGATTCCGGCTTTCGCTGCGAGGAGGATACTGAAGATACATCGGTCGCGGTTGACCATATGATGAGGGCCGGTCGTGGCCCTGCGAAACCGGGCCCCATGGAGCCGACGCTTCGCGGTTGGGCCCATATCGCCTTTCTGAGACACAGCCAGCTCATGCCGGAGCCCAACAGGGAAGCGCTCGCCCGGGATTTTCTGAAAATCAGCGATCGGGCCGATGCGCTCAAGTACATGAAGGAAGTCAGCGCCACTATACGGATGCTGAAGAGGTAGTGCGCGATGTAGGTACTCGTCCAAGCAAGAGGAGGTGTCGATGGCCACACAACGGGTACGGACGGTCGGTGAACTGGCTGAGCGAATTGCACGCGATCCGGAATTGGAAAGAAAAGTCAAGGAAGACCCCATCAAGATCATAGCCGCGCTCGCAGCCCCACCTCAAACCGATGTCTGGGTTTATCGTATAGTTGTCATTGCCCTTGGCCTGATTGTGCTCGGCGCTATGACCGGAGGTATTGTCATGGCGGCGCGCGGATCAGATCTTCCACAGTTCATCGTTGCGGTCGGATCGGCTGCGGTTGGGGCCCTTACGGGACTGCTAGCGCCTTCTCCTGCCGTTACCGTAGAGAGGCACAGGTAGTTGAGGGCTGGAGTTGAGGTTGACGCCTATTTTACCAGGAACCCAATCAAAGGGAGTGACCCATGCCTAAGAAAAAAATGTCCGACCAAGAACAGGCACTATTTAACTTGCTTGCTGATCTGTCCGGTCATCTGGAAACAACGTCCCGTCATGATGAACGTGCCGTCCGTTCACTCCAGGAGGCCCTGGCCCAGACGCTTTCCGACGAGACAATCACCGCGATAAAAAACAGTTCCTTCTCTATCGAGCAGTCAGATCTTTTCTTCACTGATGCCATTGCGGAACATGAAGCGACGCGTCTGAAGGCTCTGGCTGCCAGGACCGTGAAAGAAGCCGGCAAGGAGAAGCTGCGGGTCTTCGTGCGGGATGTGCCGGTACGCAGCACACAGATTGCAGGTTCTGTTCCCTTGTGGGCCGGTGGCGCAGCCGTCGATAAAACCCTGGGCCCCTTCCTCAACAAGGACGGACGAAAGCTCTGGTTCGACTTTTACAAGATTGAGGTGCTGGTCGCGCTCTACATTGCAGGGCAAGCTGATCCGGCAATCCTCTTTGATGTTTCTGTGCGCAAGAAGATCATCAATAAGACATTACCCCCGGTCGTCAACCCGGCGGCGAAATACAAACTGGTACCCGACAGCGTCTGGATCAATTCCCGGATATTCGCCGCCAACGCACCTGCCGGATTCTTCACACCGTTGCGCATCAAGGGCGGCGAACTTGCCTTGAGCGTGCCGCCGCAGATCGTGAACGGCAAACTGACGATTGCTCCCACAACGGTCGTGACGGTGAAACTGGACCTGAACCAGCCTGCAGTGACAGACGCAGACCCTTCGAGCCCTTACGGTCAGGACGCGCGCAACGAGATTCTCAATCTGCCGACGCACATCTCTTTTCATTTTTCCGGAAGCGCAAGCAGTATCGATGCAATTGCTGATAACCCGCACTGGAGTGTCTACGGTCATCTTGCTGATTTTAAATGGAACAAGAAGGGCGCATCCACGTACGATCCGGTATTGAACCGCGTTCTTCTTCCTTTCACCTGCTCCAGGAAGACATTTGCCATTCGCGATTGCCGCTCACCCTTCACCACGTTTGCCGGTGAAGCCGACATCCAGTGGGCAGCGTGGGCATTGCCCTGCGCGCAGGTCGACGTGACTAAGCCAGCGCCGGCAGCAGGCATCGGCGGCATGGCCATCGGTTGTGCACAAGGCGTAACCGTGCAATGGACCGGTCTCCAGGGCGGTGACATCAACCTCACCAAGCCGTATGTGCTCGCCGACGTGGGAAGAATCAACGTGACCGATCTCTCCGCGGGCAATCTCTTCTGTACGCAGGAATACAAGCTCTGGAAGGATGACGTCAATCCCTTCGGCTCCACCATCGATCTGCAGTACACCAATCTCTTCCCCTTTGTCTTTAACACATTCGCGAATGGCAACGAAGCCCTGCTCGCGCTCGTCAACACGAATCCTTTACTGGACAGGCCTGTGACCGTAACCGGGCAGCCGTTTGATATCCACTCGAAAAAGTCGGTGCTGGTCCTGGCTGTCAACAAGGCATTCAAGCTGATCTACCTCTACGATGATAACATACTCTTTGATAATTACGATCCCGGCAAACTGAAAGAGACGTTGCCGCAGCCCGTTGCTGTGGCGCTGCAGAATGCATTGTTCAAAGTGAGCCCTGTCAATGGCTGCCTGCTCTTCGGGTTCCTGGCCGATGATATGGTGCAGGTCGAGAGAGGAATTCTATTCCTCACGTTCGGCATGTACGCGTATCTGCCAACGCTGCCTGACCCGTATGCGGCGAACCTGAACAGGTTGAAGTACCAGTTCGGCAGGCGCGCAGTCATCGGAAACACCGTGCTCACCGGGCAGACGATATGGCTCTGGCTGGTCTGCCAGATCGCGTGGCAGCCGGCATCACCCGATACAGATACGGTTGATGTCTCCTTCCATTTCGCGCCGCTGGAGAATCAGTTCCAGGTGAGCACGCCGGCGGGAGGCCCTGTGCAGCCTGTCACGCAGCCAACCCGTGCGCCCTTTATCCGGACGGACCTCAGCAATCATCCTTTCGTGCGACTCTTCAGT
This window harbors:
- a CDS encoding C1 family peptidase, with the translated sequence RVIEHTVSQDAGAMIRDGIKTLAKQGVCTEKLWPYDISQFANKPTPACYKEALNYQIQSYQRIDTVDEMRSCLADGFPFVFGFTVYTSFESQQVASTGVVNMPGPDEQTIGGHAVVGVGYDDSQKRFIVRNSWSDTWGMKGYFTIPYDYLGNRNLADDFWTIRAGEQM
- a CDS encoding alkaline phosphatase family protein → MGTAGQQNQIAGTIKHVFVLMMENRSFDHLLGFAGLAGPDATTGQPTRADDLVSNPRYNVDPADPATQVFAATPAEFKIYPPDPDPGHEFKNALIQLCGANAVYPDPATKKYPAIDNSGFIASYRVSGAPQPAKIMKCFSPEQVPVITTLAREFATCDRWFASIPGPTWPNRFFVHAASSGGLDDSPSSFHDLTSTLLYGYTFQNGTIYERLNAKGLDWNVFMGDELPQVFAIHGMHEARLEGHFKKFDHFEKAVNDPHFSPSYVFIEPSYGNILPMTPGDYTCGSSQHPLDDVTRGEKLIKKVYETIRNSPHWNESLLLITYDEHGGFYDHAAPPSTVSPGDRIMDDDNNQNNFDFTQLGIRVPAIAVSPLIPRATIDHTVYDHSSVLATIETIFGIVPLTNRDSQAHSVNHLLSLASPRTDAPVSLPDPPDSGFRCEEDTEDTSVAVDHMMRAGRGPAKPGPMEPTLRGWAHIAFLRHSQLMPEPNREALARDFLKISDRADALKYMKEVSATIRMLKR